A region of the Desulforhopalus sp. genome:
GCCCGGGCGGAAGCAGGAGGTCGAGCATGCGGTCCTCGGCATTGGCGGCAGCGATCCCCTCGATGCGATTCTTTTCTTCTTCCTTCACCATATTAATTGCAAGATCAACGAGATCCCTGACCATCGACTCAACATCCCTGCCGACATATCCCACCTCGGTATACTTCGAGGCCTCGACCTTAATAAACGGCGACTGGGCGAGGGTGGCCAGCCGCCTGGCTATCTCTGTCTTGCCGACGCCCGTCGGACCGATCATAATAATATTCTTTGGCGCTATCTCTTCCCGTAGGGGCGAAGGAACGTGCCGCCGCCGCCAGCGGTTGCGCAGGGCGATGGCCACCGAACGCTTGGCCGCCGCTTGACCGACAATGTATTTATCCAGTTCGGTTAGTATTTCCTTCGGGGTGAACGACTGATTTGCACTCATATCTTTTCAACGATGATTGAATTATTGGTGAATACACAAATATTTCCGGCAATTTCCATGGCTGCCCGGCAGATCGCCTCCGCGTCCAGATCGCTGTGCTCAACGAGGGCCAGGGCCGCAGCCTGAGCATAGGGACCACCGGAGCCTATTGCCAAAATCCCTTTGTCCGCTTCTATGACATCTCCGGTGCCCGAAAGAAGAAGAGAATGATCCTTATCAACGGCGATGAGCATCGCCTCAAGCTTTCTCAGGTATTTGTCGGTTCGCCAGTCCTTGGCTAGTTCCACCGCCGCCCTGAGCAGATTGCCGCTATGCTGTTCAAGCTTTTGCTCCAACCTGTCAAAGAGGGTAAAGGCATCGGCGGTCGCCCCGGCAAATCCGGTAATGACTTGGTCGTGGTACAGCCTGCGCACCTTGCGGGCATGGTGTTTCATGATGGTGTTGCCAAGAGACACCTGACCGTCTCCGGCCAGGGCAACCTGCCCTTTATGGCGCACCGCCAGTATGGTTGTCGATCGTATCTTCATTGCTGTTCTTTTCCAGTTTAAAACGTCAATTATTCTTTGGGGTTCGATAGGGGGTGAGCCTTATCGTAGACATTGGCCAGATGGTCTAGGGTTAGATGGGTATAGCGCTGGGTGGTCGACAGGCTGGCGTGACCGAGAAGTTCCTGGACCGAGCGAAGGTCGGCTCCCATCTCCAGGAGATGGGTGGCAAAGGAATGGCGCAGGGCATGAGGGGTAACGATCTGCGAGATCCCCGCCCGTTCTCCGTAGCCCTTCACCATCCGCTCAACACTCCGGGTGGTCAGACGGGTTCCCCGGCCATTTAAAAACATCGCATCCTGCTCAACCGGCAGCCCCCGTTCGGCCCGTTCGCGAATCAACTGCAATCGCTGCGGCAACCAACCATTAACCGCTTCAATTGCCGGCAGACCAACGGGAACCAATCGCTCTTTATTTCCTTTGCCCCGTACCCTAAGCACTTCCGTGGTGAAATCAAGATCATCAAGATTCCGCGACGCCAGTTCGGAAACCCGCATCCCTGTTGAATAAAGCAGCTCAAGCATAGCCCTGTCGCGGAACATATAGGCATCTTGCCCCCCAGGGGCTTCAAGGAGAGCGAAGGTCTCATCGACGGTAAGAAAAACCGGGATAAAGCGCCCGGCCTTCGGACCGGTGATGCCAATAAGCGGATCAGAGGCGACCATGCCTCGTCGTACGGCAAAACGAAAAAAGGTCCTCAGGGCTGAGAGTTTTCTGGCCACTGAAGCACTGCTATTGTGACCGTGCAGGCTAACGATAAATGAGCGGACATTCTGAGCAGATATCGATTCAAGAGCTACCTCCTCACCCACTAACGCGAAAAACTCGCTAAGATC
Encoded here:
- the hslV gene encoding ATP-dependent protease subunit HslV, translated to MKIRSTTILAVRHKGQVALAGDGQVSLGNTIMKHHARKVRRLYHDQVITGFAGATADAFTLFDRLEQKLEQHSGNLLRAAVELAKDWRTDKYLRKLEAMLIAVDKDHSLLLSGTGDVIEADKGILAIGSGGPYAQAAALALVEHSDLDAEAICRAAMEIAGNICVFTNNSIIVEKI
- a CDS encoding tyrosine recombinase XerC — its product is MIQALELFTGWLATEKGYSEHTVVGYRRDLSEFFALVGEEVALESISAQNVRSFIVSLHGHNSSASVARKLSALRTFFRFAVRRGMVASDPLIGITGPKAGRFIPVFLTVDETFALLEAPGGQDAYMFRDRAMLELLYSTGMRVSELASRNLDDLDFTTEVLRVRGKGNKERLVPVGLPAIEAVNGWLPQRLQLIRERAERGLPVEQDAMFLNGRGTRLTTRSVERMVKGYGERAGISQIVTPHALRHSFATHLLEMGADLRSVQELLGHASLSTTQRYTHLTLDHLANVYDKAHPLSNPKE